Proteins encoded in a region of the SAR324 cluster bacterium genome:
- a CDS encoding site-specific integrase translates to MPRAVRVQTDYKGVSYVEKNDERIFYITYRRPESRKLYEEKVGRKSQGWTPARCASERAKRMAGQSQTNEEKRQASKVARLAESEKPTIDRLWELYLETKGSSLKGVNTDKNRYDLHIKNTFGKKTPQELAPLDVDKLHLDLLKEHSSKTVSNVLELLRRIINFGVRKKLCPALDWTIQLPKADPDSERIEILSDEQFRELHKVWDDYPDQHIAHLHQFIAWTGSRASEPLKLLWTDVDFNQRLYTKRDTKSGKSIIFPMSEKLHYILQQQRELLEDSPEAMQTSRFVFPGPAGGQRKLDSYLRHFRRIRDLAGIPEDYRPNYCLRDTVASRLLSSGATLDEVAYQLGHSPGSPMTRRYARFLESAQRGIADRTQRVMDEMLN, encoded by the coding sequence ATGCCAAGAGCTGTTCGAGTTCAAACAGATTATAAGGGTGTCTCATACGTTGAGAAGAATGATGAGAGGATCTTCTACATCACCTACCGTAGGCCTGAGAGCCGAAAACTATATGAAGAGAAGGTAGGAAGGAAGTCTCAAGGCTGGACACCCGCAAGGTGTGCTTCAGAACGTGCCAAAAGAATGGCCGGGCAATCTCAGACAAATGAAGAGAAACGCCAAGCTAGTAAAGTAGCGAGGTTGGCTGAATCAGAGAAACCGACGATAGACCGACTGTGGGAGCTTTACCTTGAAACAAAGGGTAGTTCTCTAAAAGGCGTCAACACTGATAAGAACCGCTATGATTTACATATCAAGAACACATTTGGTAAAAAGACTCCACAGGAATTGGCTCCACTTGATGTAGACAAACTGCACCTAGATCTGCTTAAAGAGCACAGCAGCAAAACAGTGAGCAATGTTCTGGAATTACTCCGGAGGATTATCAACTTTGGAGTCCGCAAGAAACTCTGCCCGGCACTGGACTGGACGATTCAATTACCAAAAGCTGATCCTGACTCTGAGAGGATTGAAATACTGTCTGATGAGCAGTTTAGAGAGCTTCACAAAGTTTGGGATGACTATCCTGACCAACATATCGCCCACCTTCACCAGTTCATTGCCTGGACTGGCTCTCGAGCCTCAGAACCACTAAAGCTGCTTTGGACGGATGTTGATTTCAATCAACGTCTTTACACAAAGCGAGATACGAAAAGCGGGAAGTCCATCATCTTTCCAATGAGTGAGAAGTTACATTACATTCTACAGCAACAACGAGAATTGCTTGAGGACTCTCCAGAGGCAATGCAGACCAGCAGGTTTGTATTTCCGGGTCCTGCAGGAGGTCAACGCAAACTGGATTCATACCTCCGTCACTTCCGTAGGATACGAGATCTAGCAGGGATACCTGAAGACTACCGGCCAAATTACTGCCTGAGAGATACGGTGGCCTCAAGGCTCTTGTCTTCCGGTGCTACTCTTGATGAAGTTGCGTATCAATTAGGTCACTCGCCAGGCTCCCCAATGACACGCCGCTATGCCCGATTTTTGGAATCTGCTCAAAGAGGGATTGCCGATCGGACCCAGAGGGTGATGGATGAGATGTTGAACTGA